One Globicephala melas chromosome 6, mGloMel1.2, whole genome shotgun sequence genomic window carries:
- the LHX3 gene encoding LIM/homeobox protein Lhx3 isoform X2 gives MLLETDLEGDRDRPGPPAADALCTFSGTREIPLCAGCDQHILDRFILKALDRHWHSRCLKCSDCHTPLAERCFSRGESVYCKDDFFKRFGTKCAACQLGIPPTQVVRRAQDFVYHLHCFACVVCKRQLATGDEFYLMEDSRLVCKADYETAKQREAEATAKRPRTTITAKQLETLKSAYNTSPKPARHVREQLSSETGLDMRVVQVWFQNRRAKEKRLKKDAGRQRWGQYFRNMKRARGGSKSDKDSVQEEGQDSDAEVSFTDEPAMVEMGPANGLYGSLGEPAPALGRPSGAPGSFPLEHGGLAGPEQYRELRPGSPYGVPPSPAALQSLPGPQPLLSSLVYPDAGLGLLPSGAPGGPSPMRVLAGNGPSSDLSTGSSGGYPDFPASPASWLDEVDHAQF, from the exons ATGCTGCTGGAAACGGATCTCGAGGGCGACCGAGATCGGCCCGGGCCCCCCGCAGCCGACGCTCTCTGCACCTTCAGCGGGACTAGGG AGATCCCACTGTGTGCTGGCTGCGACCAGCACATCCTGGACCGCTTCATCCTCAAGGCTCTGGACCGCCACTGGCACAGCAGGTGCCTCAAGTGCAGCGACTGCCACACGCCGCTGGCCGAGCGCTGCTTCAGCCGCGGGGAGAGTGTCTACTGCAAGGACGACTTCTTCAA GCGCTTCGGGACCAAGTGCGCCGCGTGCCAGCTGGGCATCCCGCCCACGCAGGTGGTGCGCCGCGCCCAGGACTTCGTGTACCACCTGCACTGCTTCGCCTGCGTCGTGTGCAAGCGGCAGCTGGCCACGGGAGACGAGTTCTACCTCATGGAGGACAGCCGGCTCGTGTGCAAGGCAGACTACGAGACCGCCAAGCAGCGAG AGGCCGAGGCCACGGCCAAACGGCCGCGCACGACCATCACGGCCAAGCAGCTGGAGACGCTGAAGAGCGCCTACAACACCTCGCCGAAGCCCGCGCGCCATGTGCGCGAGCAGCTCTCCTCTGAGACCGGCCTGGACATGCGCGTCGTGCAG gtgTGGTTCCAGAACCGCCGGGCCAAGGAAAAGAGGCTCAAGAAGGACGCGGGCAGGCAGCGCTGGGGCCAGTATTTCCGTAACATGAAGCGCGCCCGCGGCGGCTCGAAGTCGGACAAGGACAGCGTCCAGGAAGAGGGGCAGGACAGCGACGCCGAGGTCTCCTTCACCG ATGAGCCAGCCATGGTCGAAATGGGCCCTGCCAACGGCCTCTACGGCAGCCTGGGAGAGCCTGCCCCAGCCTTGGGCCGGCCCTCGGGGGCCCCAGGCAGCTTCCCGCTGGAGCATGGAGGCCTGGCCGGCCCGGAGCAGTACCGAGAGCTGCGCCCCGGCAGCCCCTACGGCGTCCCCCCATCCCCTGCTGCCCTGCAGAGcctccctggcccccagcccctcctctccagcTTGGTGTACCCGGATGCCGGCTTGGGGCTCCTGCCCTCGGGAGCCCCAGGGGGGCCCTCACCCATGAGGGTGCTGGCAGGGAACGGACCCAGCTCTGACCTCTCCACGGGGAGCAGCGGGGGCTACCCCGACTTCCCTGCCAGCCCCGCCTCCTGGCTGGACGAGGTGGACCACGCTCAGTTCTGA
- the LHX3 gene encoding LIM/homeobox protein Lhx3 isoform X1 gives MEARGELVPGRESAGGDLLLALLARREDLRREIPLCAGCDQHILDRFILKALDRHWHSRCLKCSDCHTPLAERCFSRGESVYCKDDFFKRFGTKCAACQLGIPPTQVVRRAQDFVYHLHCFACVVCKRQLATGDEFYLMEDSRLVCKADYETAKQREAEATAKRPRTTITAKQLETLKSAYNTSPKPARHVREQLSSETGLDMRVVQVWFQNRRAKEKRLKKDAGRQRWGQYFRNMKRARGGSKSDKDSVQEEGQDSDAEVSFTDEPAMVEMGPANGLYGSLGEPAPALGRPSGAPGSFPLEHGGLAGPEQYRELRPGSPYGVPPSPAALQSLPGPQPLLSSLVYPDAGLGLLPSGAPGGPSPMRVLAGNGPSSDLSTGSSGGYPDFPASPASWLDEVDHAQF, from the exons ATGGAGGCGCGCGGGGAGCTGGTCCCGGGCCGGGAGTCGGCGGGCGGCGACCTGCTGCTGGCGCTGCTGGCGCGGAGGGAAGACCTGCGCCGAG AGATCCCACTGTGTGCTGGCTGCGACCAGCACATCCTGGACCGCTTCATCCTCAAGGCTCTGGACCGCCACTGGCACAGCAGGTGCCTCAAGTGCAGCGACTGCCACACGCCGCTGGCCGAGCGCTGCTTCAGCCGCGGGGAGAGTGTCTACTGCAAGGACGACTTCTTCAA GCGCTTCGGGACCAAGTGCGCCGCGTGCCAGCTGGGCATCCCGCCCACGCAGGTGGTGCGCCGCGCCCAGGACTTCGTGTACCACCTGCACTGCTTCGCCTGCGTCGTGTGCAAGCGGCAGCTGGCCACGGGAGACGAGTTCTACCTCATGGAGGACAGCCGGCTCGTGTGCAAGGCAGACTACGAGACCGCCAAGCAGCGAG AGGCCGAGGCCACGGCCAAACGGCCGCGCACGACCATCACGGCCAAGCAGCTGGAGACGCTGAAGAGCGCCTACAACACCTCGCCGAAGCCCGCGCGCCATGTGCGCGAGCAGCTCTCCTCTGAGACCGGCCTGGACATGCGCGTCGTGCAG gtgTGGTTCCAGAACCGCCGGGCCAAGGAAAAGAGGCTCAAGAAGGACGCGGGCAGGCAGCGCTGGGGCCAGTATTTCCGTAACATGAAGCGCGCCCGCGGCGGCTCGAAGTCGGACAAGGACAGCGTCCAGGAAGAGGGGCAGGACAGCGACGCCGAGGTCTCCTTCACCG ATGAGCCAGCCATGGTCGAAATGGGCCCTGCCAACGGCCTCTACGGCAGCCTGGGAGAGCCTGCCCCAGCCTTGGGCCGGCCCTCGGGGGCCCCAGGCAGCTTCCCGCTGGAGCATGGAGGCCTGGCCGGCCCGGAGCAGTACCGAGAGCTGCGCCCCGGCAGCCCCTACGGCGTCCCCCCATCCCCTGCTGCCCTGCAGAGcctccctggcccccagcccctcctctccagcTTGGTGTACCCGGATGCCGGCTTGGGGCTCCTGCCCTCGGGAGCCCCAGGGGGGCCCTCACCCATGAGGGTGCTGGCAGGGAACGGACCCAGCTCTGACCTCTCCACGGGGAGCAGCGGGGGCTACCCCGACTTCCCTGCCAGCCCCGCCTCCTGGCTGGACGAGGTGGACCACGCTCAGTTCTGA
- the LHX3 gene encoding LIM/homeobox protein Lhx3 isoform X3, giving the protein MQQIPLCAGCDQHILDRFILKALDRHWHSRCLKCSDCHTPLAERCFSRGESVYCKDDFFKRFGTKCAACQLGIPPTQVVRRAQDFVYHLHCFACVVCKRQLATGDEFYLMEDSRLVCKADYETAKQRGQWGAGDEAEATAKRPRTTITAKQLETLKSAYNTSPKPARHVREQLSSETGLDMRVVQVWFQNRRAKEKRLKKDAGRQRWGQYFRNMKRARGGSKSDKDSVQEEGQDSDAEVSFTDEPAMVEMGPANGLYGSLGEPAPALGRPSGAPGSFPLEHGGLAGPEQYRELRPGSPYGVPPSPAALQSLPGPQPLLSSLVYPDAGLGLLPSGAPGGPSPMRVLAGNGPSSDLSTGSSGGYPDFPASPASWLDEVDHAQF; this is encoded by the exons ATGCAAC AGATCCCACTGTGTGCTGGCTGCGACCAGCACATCCTGGACCGCTTCATCCTCAAGGCTCTGGACCGCCACTGGCACAGCAGGTGCCTCAAGTGCAGCGACTGCCACACGCCGCTGGCCGAGCGCTGCTTCAGCCGCGGGGAGAGTGTCTACTGCAAGGACGACTTCTTCAA GCGCTTCGGGACCAAGTGCGCCGCGTGCCAGCTGGGCATCCCGCCCACGCAGGTGGTGCGCCGCGCCCAGGACTTCGTGTACCACCTGCACTGCTTCGCCTGCGTCGTGTGCAAGCGGCAGCTGGCCACGGGAGACGAGTTCTACCTCATGGAGGACAGCCGGCTCGTGTGCAAGGCAGACTACGAGACCGCCAAGCAGCGAGGTCAGTGGGGGGCTGGCGATG AGGCCGAGGCCACGGCCAAACGGCCGCGCACGACCATCACGGCCAAGCAGCTGGAGACGCTGAAGAGCGCCTACAACACCTCGCCGAAGCCCGCGCGCCATGTGCGCGAGCAGCTCTCCTCTGAGACCGGCCTGGACATGCGCGTCGTGCAG gtgTGGTTCCAGAACCGCCGGGCCAAGGAAAAGAGGCTCAAGAAGGACGCGGGCAGGCAGCGCTGGGGCCAGTATTTCCGTAACATGAAGCGCGCCCGCGGCGGCTCGAAGTCGGACAAGGACAGCGTCCAGGAAGAGGGGCAGGACAGCGACGCCGAGGTCTCCTTCACCG ATGAGCCAGCCATGGTCGAAATGGGCCCTGCCAACGGCCTCTACGGCAGCCTGGGAGAGCCTGCCCCAGCCTTGGGCCGGCCCTCGGGGGCCCCAGGCAGCTTCCCGCTGGAGCATGGAGGCCTGGCCGGCCCGGAGCAGTACCGAGAGCTGCGCCCCGGCAGCCCCTACGGCGTCCCCCCATCCCCTGCTGCCCTGCAGAGcctccctggcccccagcccctcctctccagcTTGGTGTACCCGGATGCCGGCTTGGGGCTCCTGCCCTCGGGAGCCCCAGGGGGGCCCTCACCCATGAGGGTGCTGGCAGGGAACGGACCCAGCTCTGACCTCTCCACGGGGAGCAGCGGGGGCTACCCCGACTTCCCTGCCAGCCCCGCCTCCTGGCTGGACGAGGTGGACCACGCTCAGTTCTGA